In the Prochlorococcus marinus str. MIT 9312 genome, CCTTTTAAGAAAACTTAGCACCTCAAAAAAAGTTCCATTTTTATTAATTTGGGGAGATAAAGATAATTTCATACCTTTGTTTGTTGGTAAAAAGATTGCAAATTTCCATAGATGGGTAAAATTAAAAATAGTATCCAATTCAGGGCATTGCATACATGATGAAGATCCTTCATTATTCAATAGAATCTCTTATGAATGGATTAGAGAATTAAAACATTTTAAAATATGAAACATACATTATCAGTTCTTGTTGAAGACGAATCTGGAGCTTTGAGTAGAATCTCAGGTCTCTTTGCTAGAAGGGGATTCAACATAGATAGCCTTGCAGTAGGTCCCGCAGAATCCAAAGGAATTTCAAGGTTAACAATGGTTGTAGAAGGTGACGATGCAACTCTTCAACAAATGACTAAGCAACTTAATAAGTTATTTAATGTTCTGGGAGTTGTAGATTTTACTAATCTCGCAGCTGTTGAGAGGGAATTGATGTTACTCAAAGTTTCATCTAAAGAAGATACCAGAAGTAATATCTTAGATATAGTTCAAATATTCCGTGCAAAAGTTGTTGACGTTTCAGATATAGCCTTAACACTCGAAGTGGTTGGAGATCCTGGGAAGTTAGTTGCTTTAGAGAAATTACTCGAACCTTACGGTATACTTGAAATCGCAAGAACTGGCAAGGTAGCTCTTAAACGATCTTCAGGAGTTAATACAGAAATGTTGAAAATAAACAAATATTCTTTAGAAATTTAATTAGATATCCGGACTTCCTTTATATAGTCATTTAACTTGATTTCTTTAAGTACATCTAATCCTTTAATAATCCTTCCAAAAATTGAATATCTACCATCTAGTTCTGGAATCTTATTAGTTACAAAAAAAAATTCAGTAGAGGAAGAGTTATGCTTACCACTTTTAACCATAGCGATTGAGCCACTCTCAAAAGTATTAACTAAATTTTCAGTTTCATTAGGATTTTTTATTTGATAATTATATCTTGGTTTAATTTCTTCTCTGAATTTTATTTCTAAAGGTATTGAAGGACTTGTCTTATTTAAAGTTTGATTTCTTTCAACATAAAATTTTTTTTCTGGATTAACGCCTCCATGAATAAATCTTATTTGGGGATAATTTATTATTTTATAAAATTGTTGATTTACATAAATATTATTGTTTATGTTTTCTAGAAAATTTGATACTGTTACTGGGCTTTCTTCACCAAATAATTTAACCTCAAAATCACCTTTTGAAGTTTTAAAATAAACTATTTTATTATCTTGAATACAACTAAATTTAAGTTTCTGGCAGTAATAATTTGGACTGATCTCATTTTTGAAACTGCATGCTTGTACCAAAAACAGAACCTGAATAAAAGATAATGTTTTTAATAAATTATTTTTTTTTATTTTAAGCCCTCCAAATTAACATTCAAAAATTTAGCCAGCCGAGCTCCTTCTTCTTCAACTTGAAGAAGCGGTTTAAGTTCACCTGCCCCACTTAGAGGGAGAGGTTTTTTCCTACCTTTGAGTACTAAAGCAATTCTTCTTCTAGGATTAAATCCCTCACTTATATCCAACTTAACTGATTTAATTTCATCAAAATTTAATTTGACATCAATATCTTTAAATAATCCTTTTCTTTTTATTTCAACAGATTTTGATGACTTATTAAAAGAATTACTACCTGAACCAAAGTTAATGTAAACCATATACCATAAATAAAAATTTAACAAATTAGCAACTACTCCATAAGCTCCCATTATTATTCCTTGAGGTATAAACAATAAAGTTGAAGGATTCCCCAGAGGTAATAGATCCTTTCCTGTATAGCTAGATATGGAGGCCAAAAGAAAACCAATACCCCCAATCGTTAGCATTCCACCAATAATGTAATTAGAAGTTTTTCTTGATCCACCAATTTTTTGTTCGATTTTATCGAAAGACGTGAGGTCTGAATTCATTTTTATCTTTTTTTAGATCCTAATTCAGATAATTTAACAAACTAATGGAGTATTCTTACCTAATTTTTAATAAAAAAGTCAGAAAACCTTTACAAGGCATTTCAGATATACAAATATTTCCCCACATTACTCTCAATCTTTGTTACAGTTTCTCCGTATCCCGAAGCTAAAACGATTTCTCATGACGATCGCAGTTGGTAGCGCCCCACAAAGAGGATGGTTTGATGTCCTCGATGATTGGTTGAAGCGCGACCGCTTTGTATTTATTGGTTGGTCCGGACTACTACTTCTTCCTTGTG is a window encoding:
- the ilvN gene encoding acetolactate synthase small subunit, translated to MKHTLSVLVEDESGALSRISGLFARRGFNIDSLAVGPAESKGISRLTMVVEGDDATLQQMTKQLNKLFNVLGVVDFTNLAAVERELMLLKVSSKEDTRSNILDIVQIFRAKVVDVSDIALTLEVVGDPGKLVALEKLLEPYGILEIARTGKVALKRSSGVNTEMLKINKYSLEI
- a CDS encoding peptidylprolyl isomerase, with amino-acid sequence MVQACSFKNEISPNYYCQKLKFSCIQDNKIVYFKTSKGDFEVKLFGEESPVTVSNFLENINNNIYVNQQFYKIINYPQIRFIHGGVNPEKKFYVERNQTLNKTSPSIPLEIKFREEIKPRYNYQIKNPNETENLVNTFESGSIAMVKSGKHNSSSTEFFFVTNKIPELDGRYSIFGRIIKGLDVLKEIKLNDYIKEVRISN
- a CDS encoding photosystem I assembly protein Ycf4, giving the protein MNSDLTSFDKIEQKIGGSRKTSNYIIGGMLTIGGIGFLLASISSYTGKDLLPLGNPSTLLFIPQGIIMGAYGVVANLLNFYLWYMVYINFGSGSNSFNKSSKSVEIKRKGLFKDIDVKLNFDEIKSVKLDISEGFNPRRRIALVLKGRKKPLPLSGAGELKPLLQVEEEGARLAKFLNVNLEGLK